From a region of the Chitinophaga caseinilytica genome:
- a CDS encoding WYL domain-containing protein — MPKNKDALSRYRWLDERLRNKRVPHPSLDDLVEFVSEKMDKTIAVRTIQKDIEDMRNDPDLNYFAPIVYNRSTRKYQYEDENYSIGNVPIDEADLQGLEVAIGILEQFRSLPVIQRFEDAILKIAASVKMNRQDLENRGLIKFSRGSQYKGAELIPDIVDAIKNLEVIRIAYQTFDRTEPKEHWVEPYHLREYNHRFYLIGKSQKSRGGTVLTFALDRIVNHWPTNDKFDAKNFDDAAWFQNAIGITVAEGDPEEIVLSYTPLQGKYVKTQPMHPSQEILIDNEEECRVKLRIVVNHELVMLLLSSGARVKVLQPQHLADKIKQEAAAMLGRYP; from the coding sequence ATGCCCAAAAACAAAGACGCCCTTTCCCGTTACCGCTGGCTGGACGAGCGCCTCCGCAACAAGCGCGTTCCCCATCCCAGCCTGGACGACCTGGTGGAATTCGTGTCGGAGAAAATGGACAAAACCATCGCCGTTCGCACGATCCAGAAAGACATCGAGGACATGCGCAACGATCCCGATCTGAATTATTTTGCGCCCATCGTGTACAACCGCAGCACGCGCAAGTATCAATATGAAGATGAAAACTACTCCATCGGTAATGTTCCGATAGACGAAGCCGACCTCCAGGGCCTGGAAGTAGCCATCGGCATCCTCGAGCAGTTCCGCAGCCTGCCCGTCATCCAGCGGTTCGAAGACGCCATCCTGAAAATTGCCGCCAGCGTGAAGATGAACCGGCAAGACCTCGAGAACCGGGGCCTCATCAAATTCAGCCGCGGCTCCCAGTACAAGGGCGCCGAGCTCATTCCCGACATCGTAGACGCCATCAAAAACCTCGAAGTCATCCGCATCGCGTACCAGACCTTCGACCGCACCGAGCCCAAGGAACATTGGGTGGAGCCCTATCACCTCCGCGAATACAACCACCGCTTCTACCTCATCGGCAAAAGCCAGAAATCGCGCGGGGGAACGGTGCTCACCTTTGCGCTCGACCGCATCGTCAACCACTGGCCCACCAACGATAAATTCGACGCCAAGAATTTCGACGATGCCGCCTGGTTCCAGAATGCCATCGGCATCACCGTGGCAGAGGGAGACCCGGAAGAGATCGTGCTTTCCTACACACCGCTGCAGGGCAAATACGTGAAAACGCAGCCCATGCACCCATCCCAGGAAATCCTTATCGACAATGAAGAAGAATGCCGCGTGAAGCTCCGCATCGTCGTGAACCACGAGCTGGTGATGCTGCTCCTCAGCAGCGGGGCCCGCGTGAAAGTGTTGCAGCCGCAGCATCTGGCAGACAAGATCAAACAGGAAGCGGCCGCCATGCTCGGCCGGTACCCATAA
- the rlmN gene encoding 23S rRNA (adenine(2503)-C(2))-methyltransferase RlmN, with protein MTRKQNIRQLTLPQLREVFGEMGEKPFRAQQVYEWIWTKQASGFGDMTNLSKPLRAALEERFEFPAVTVDATQLSTDGTIKSRFKLHDGYLVEGVLIPTSTRQTACVSSQVGCSLSCKFCATGFMDRKRNLEFDEIFDEVALINKQSLESSGKKLTNIVYMGMGEPLLNYKNVLKSIEMITSPDGLAMSPKRITVSTAGVAKQIKQLGDDKVRFNLALSLHAANDQKRSEIMPINDSNNLKNLVEALNYFYKATENEISFEYILFKDFNDSLKDADELIKIYRQVPVDLVNIIEYNPIDNARFQKPSEEKTAAFMEYLGKNRVNARLRRSRGKDIDAACGQLANKA; from the coding sequence ATGACGAGGAAGCAAAATATCCGGCAATTGACACTCCCCCAGTTGCGGGAGGTGTTCGGAGAGATGGGGGAAAAACCGTTCCGTGCCCAGCAGGTGTATGAGTGGATCTGGACCAAACAGGCGTCCGGGTTCGGGGATATGACCAACCTGAGCAAGCCCCTGCGCGCCGCGCTGGAGGAAAGGTTCGAATTCCCTGCCGTGACGGTGGACGCTACGCAGCTGTCGACCGATGGCACCATCAAAAGCCGGTTCAAGCTGCACGACGGGTACCTGGTGGAAGGGGTCCTCATCCCCACATCCACCCGCCAAACCGCCTGCGTGTCGTCCCAGGTGGGCTGCAGCCTCAGCTGCAAGTTCTGCGCAACCGGCTTCATGGACCGCAAGCGCAACCTCGAATTCGACGAAATTTTCGACGAAGTGGCGCTCATCAACAAGCAATCCCTCGAATCATCCGGTAAAAAACTGACCAATATCGTTTATATGGGCATGGGCGAACCCCTGCTCAACTATAAAAACGTGTTGAAATCCATCGAAATGATCACCTCGCCCGACGGCCTGGCCATGAGCCCGAAACGTATCACCGTTTCCACCGCCGGCGTCGCCAAACAGATCAAACAGCTGGGAGACGACAAGGTGCGCTTCAACCTCGCCCTTTCCCTCCACGCCGCCAACGATCAGAAACGCAGCGAGATCATGCCGATCAACGATTCCAACAACCTGAAGAACCTCGTGGAAGCGCTTAATTACTTCTACAAGGCCACCGAAAACGAGATCAGCTTCGAATACATCCTTTTCAAAGACTTCAACGACTCCCTGAAAGATGCCGACGAACTGATCAAGATTTACCGGCAGGTGCCTGTAGACCTGGTGAACATCATCGAATACAACCCGATCGATAACGCCCGTTTCCAGAAACCCTCGGAAGAAAAAACCGCCGCATTCATGGAATATCTCGGCAAAAACAGGGTAAACGCCCGCCTGCGGAGAAGCCGCGGCAAAGACATCGACGCAGCGTGCGGACAGCTCGCCAACAAAGCATAA
- a CDS encoding RNA polymerase sigma factor: MQVMYKLNDEQLITLFKKGHASALEELVYRHKDKLFTSIVLLVKDTFLAEDIFQDTFIKIIDTIRAERYTEKGKFLPWAMRIAHNLCVDHFRKVKRTPVIKTGDDKDIFNVLNFSEPSAEEKMMTRQSHNNVRRMLDLLPEEQREVIILRHYADLSFKEIADLTQVSINTALGRMRYGLINLRKMMTEKQICL, from the coding sequence ATGCAAGTAATGTACAAGCTGAACGATGAGCAACTCATCACACTGTTCAAAAAGGGCCATGCTTCCGCTCTGGAAGAGTTGGTTTATCGCCATAAGGACAAACTTTTCACTTCCATCGTATTACTCGTAAAAGACACTTTTCTTGCCGAAGATATCTTTCAGGACACCTTCATCAAGATCATCGATACCATTCGTGCCGAGCGATATACAGAGAAAGGAAAATTTCTGCCCTGGGCGATGCGCATAGCACACAACCTTTGTGTAGACCATTTCAGGAAAGTAAAACGAACGCCGGTGATCAAAACCGGGGACGATAAAGATATTTTCAACGTGCTGAACTTCAGCGAGCCGAGTGCGGAAGAGAAAATGATGACGCGGCAAAGCCATAACAACGTGCGCCGCATGCTCGACCTGCTCCCCGAAGAACAGCGGGAAGTTATCATCCTCCGCCATTATGCGGACCTCAGCTTCAAGGAGATCGCGGACCTCACCCAGGTGAGCATCAACACCGCCCTCGGCCGTATGCGGTACGGACTGATCAATCTCCGGAAGATGATGACGGAAAAACAGATTTGTTTGTAA
- a CDS encoding RluA family pseudouridine synthase: MHIDSLIIFENDDFVAVSKPSGLLTIPDRHDNELASLSGLLKKKYGQIFIVHRLDRDTSGLVLFAKNETTHKFLSQLFESREVEKYYLGLVNGELALPEGSVNAGIMEHPVQRGKMVTNAKGRPSLTDYKVEEAFGLYSLVRFRIHTGRTHQIRVHMKHLGHPIAVDELYGTATPVLLSAIKKKFRLGKFTEEERPLLQRLALHAWKLKFVDEKGETVELEAPLPKDIQAVLQQLRKHKKPQHN, translated from the coding sequence ATGCACATCGATTCCCTGATCATATTCGAGAACGACGATTTTGTGGCGGTCAGCAAACCTTCGGGATTGCTGACCATCCCCGACCGGCACGATAACGAGCTGGCTTCGCTTTCGGGATTACTGAAAAAGAAATACGGTCAAATTTTCATCGTTCACCGCCTCGACCGGGATACGAGCGGCCTGGTGCTTTTCGCCAAAAACGAAACCACGCATAAATTCCTGTCCCAGCTCTTCGAATCGCGGGAAGTGGAAAAGTATTACCTGGGACTGGTGAACGGGGAACTGGCCCTTCCGGAAGGCAGTGTGAACGCGGGCATCATGGAACATCCGGTACAGCGCGGCAAGATGGTCACCAACGCCAAGGGCCGCCCGTCTTTGACGGATTACAAGGTGGAGGAGGCTTTCGGGCTGTATAGCCTCGTGCGCTTCCGGATCCATACGGGCCGTACGCACCAGATCCGCGTCCATATGAAACATTTGGGGCATCCCATCGCGGTAGACGAGCTGTATGGCACCGCCACGCCGGTGCTGCTTTCCGCCATCAAGAAGAAATTCAGGCTGGGGAAATTCACCGAAGAAGAGCGCCCCCTCCTGCAAAGGCTCGCCCTGCATGCCTGGAAGCTGAAATTCGTCGATGAAAAAGGGGAAACCGTCGAGTTGGAAGCCCCCTTACCCAAAGATATTCAAGCAGTTCTGCAACAGCTCCGCAAGCACAAGAAGCCGCAGCACAACTAA
- a CDS encoding peroxiredoxin has protein sequence MSLRLGDAAPNFTAKTTIGEINFYDYLGDSWGILFSHPADYTPVCTTELGKTALLNGEFTKRNVKVLALSVDPLDKHKGWINDINETQNCNVDFPIIADEDKTVANLYGMIHPNASETFTVRSLFVIGPDKKVKLTITYPASTGRNFHEVLRVIDSLQLTANYSVATPADWKDGEDVIVVPAVKTEDIPAKFPKGHKIIKPYLRTTPQPNK, from the coding sequence ATGAGTTTAAGACTTGGGGACGCTGCTCCCAATTTCACGGCAAAGACCACCATTGGAGAAATCAATTTTTACGACTACCTCGGCGACAGCTGGGGCATTCTCTTCTCCCACCCCGCAGATTATACCCCGGTTTGCACCACCGAACTCGGTAAAACTGCCCTCCTCAATGGCGAATTCACCAAGCGCAACGTAAAAGTGCTCGCACTCAGCGTTGACCCGCTCGATAAACACAAAGGCTGGATCAACGATATCAACGAAACGCAAAACTGCAACGTCGATTTCCCGATCATCGCCGACGAAGACAAAACGGTGGCCAACCTCTACGGTATGATCCACCCCAACGCTTCCGAAACTTTCACCGTGCGCTCCCTCTTCGTGATCGGGCCCGACAAGAAAGTGAAACTCACCATCACCTATCCCGCATCCACCGGCCGCAACTTCCATGAAGTGCTCCGCGTGATCGATTCCCTGCAACTGACGGCCAACTACAGCGTAGCTACGCCGGCAGACTGGAAAGACGGTGAAGACGTGATCGTAGTTCCGGCAGTGAAAACTGAAGATATTCCCGCGAAGTTTCCCAAGGGCCACAAAATTATCAAGCCCTATTTGAGAACAACTCCGCAACCGAATAAATAA
- a CDS encoding DMT family transporter, with the protein MKRSDYALGYAMALLGAMMFSAKAIYVKLIYRTEAIDAISMLALRMAFALPFYIITAIVLFRRTGNVKLTPRQWVWVGVLGLLGYYVSSLLDFMGLAYISAGLERLILFLYPTFALVIGAVAFKRKITKTQYWALAIAYAGMLVVFAGDIRQEWSPGVITGCLLVLGCAVTYAFYIVGGGEVIPKVGSMKFTAYALCFASLGIFAQYFVTHGAEVRHFSGETYWLCFQMAIVSTVIPTFLTSEGIRKIGPGNTAIVTSIGPVATIVQAYIFLGEPITWEQLAGTALVLTGVLMIGKGK; encoded by the coding sequence ATGAAAAGATCCGATTACGCCCTTGGCTACGCCATGGCCCTTTTGGGCGCCATGATGTTCAGTGCCAAGGCTATTTACGTGAAGCTCATTTACCGTACGGAAGCCATCGATGCCATTTCCATGCTGGCGCTGCGGATGGCCTTCGCCCTGCCTTTCTACATCATCACCGCCATTGTCCTTTTCCGCCGTACCGGCAACGTTAAGCTGACGCCCAGACAATGGGTGTGGGTGGGCGTGCTGGGACTGTTGGGCTATTATGTGAGCAGTTTGCTCGATTTTATGGGCCTGGCCTACATTTCCGCGGGGCTTGAAAGGCTGATCCTCTTCCTTTACCCCACGTTTGCGCTGGTGATCGGGGCGGTGGCTTTCAAGCGGAAGATCACCAAAACGCAATATTGGGCGCTGGCGATCGCGTATGCGGGGATGCTGGTGGTGTTTGCGGGAGATATCCGGCAGGAGTGGAGCCCGGGCGTGATCACGGGATGCCTGCTGGTGCTGGGTTGCGCCGTGACGTACGCTTTTTACATCGTGGGCGGCGGGGAAGTGATCCCGAAAGTGGGGTCGATGAAGTTCACGGCCTATGCGCTGTGCTTTGCCTCGCTGGGGATTTTCGCGCAGTATTTCGTGACCCACGGCGCGGAGGTGCGCCATTTCAGCGGGGAAACCTACTGGCTGTGCTTCCAGATGGCGATCGTATCCACCGTTATCCCCACATTCCTCACCAGCGAAGGCATCCGGAAGATCGGGCCGGGGAACACGGCGATCGTAACGAGCATCGGGCCGGTGGCCACCATCGTTCAGGCGTATATCTTTTTGGGAGAACCGATCACCTGGGAACAACTGGCCGGAACGGCGCTTGTGCTGACGGGGGTGCTGATGATCGGGAAGGGGAAATAA
- a CDS encoding pseudouridine synthase, translating to MKQSRPPRKGFTPFKENKSGKSTRSGDAKPAGKSFRDRDDKEGKPFGDKPKRTFGGDKEGKPFGDKPRRSFGGDKEGKPFGDKPRRTFGGDKEGKPFGDKPRRSFGGDKEGKPFGDKPRRTFGADKEGKSFGDKPPRKSFGDRDAKPFRSREENGDKPFRAKKDGTTFDKTAPADGERKPKKEREVKPGDKLFQHAFADGAPFKELRSRKGKPKDPKDIVEDKSFGEIADEKSYKELRGDKPRPRKSERKAAVHGSKSNKPKSTRKRIAVETPVELEGGDMPLNKFIAHCGICSRRKAVDYIKEGKVTVNGEVIVEPAFKVTGKESVKLNDKRIHLQKNLVYVLLNKPKGYITTTDDPEGRQTVMELVEDAAEERLYPVGRLDRNTSGLLLLTNDGELAQKLAHPKHNVKKIYHVELDKPLTKADFERILGGLELEDGLASVDSLAWVDTKDRAQIGIEIHSGKNRIVRRIFEHLDYKVEKLDRVMYAGLTKKNLNRGKWRFLSEKEVILLKHFK from the coding sequence ATGAAACAAAGCAGACCGCCCCGCAAAGGCTTCACACCGTTCAAGGAAAACAAAAGCGGTAAATCTACCCGCTCCGGCGACGCAAAACCCGCCGGCAAAAGCTTCCGCGACAGGGATGACAAAGAAGGAAAACCCTTCGGCGACAAACCCAAAAGAACCTTCGGCGGCGATAAAGAAGGAAAACCCTTCGGCGACAAGCCCCGCAGATCATTCGGCGGCGACAAGGAAGGAAAACCCTTCGGCGATAAACCCCGCAGGACTTTCGGCGGCGATAAAGAAGGAAAACCCTTCGGCGACAAGCCCCGCAGATCATTCGGCGGCGACAAGGAAGGAAAACCCTTCGGCGATAAACCCCGCAGGACCTTCGGAGCCGACAAGGAAGGCAAATCCTTCGGCGACAAACCTCCCCGTAAATCTTTCGGCGACCGCGACGCTAAACCCTTCCGCTCCCGCGAAGAAAACGGCGACAAACCTTTCCGCGCTAAAAAAGACGGCACCACTTTCGATAAAACAGCTCCGGCAGACGGCGAGCGCAAACCTAAAAAGGAGCGCGAAGTGAAACCGGGCGACAAGCTTTTCCAGCACGCCTTCGCAGACGGCGCGCCCTTCAAGGAGCTCCGTTCCCGCAAAGGCAAACCGAAAGACCCGAAAGATATCGTAGAAGACAAATCATTTGGCGAGATCGCCGACGAGAAGTCGTACAAAGAACTCCGCGGCGACAAGCCCCGCCCCCGCAAGAGCGAGCGCAAGGCCGCCGTGCACGGTTCCAAATCCAACAAACCGAAGAGCACCCGCAAACGCATTGCGGTGGAAACGCCGGTGGAATTGGAAGGCGGTGATATGCCCCTCAATAAGTTCATCGCGCATTGCGGTATCTGCAGCCGCAGAAAGGCCGTGGATTATATCAAGGAAGGGAAAGTGACGGTGAACGGCGAAGTGATCGTTGAACCGGCGTTCAAGGTAACGGGGAAAGAATCCGTGAAACTGAACGACAAGCGCATCCACCTCCAGAAAAACCTAGTATACGTACTGCTCAACAAACCCAAAGGATACATCACCACCACCGATGATCCCGAAGGCCGCCAGACCGTGATGGAACTGGTGGAAGACGCGGCGGAAGAGCGCCTGTACCCCGTTGGCCGCCTCGACCGGAACACTTCCGGCCTGCTGCTGCTGACCAACGACGGCGAGCTGGCGCAGAAACTCGCGCATCCCAAGCACAACGTGAAGAAAATCTATCACGTGGAGCTGGACAAACCCCTCACCAAAGCCGACTTCGAGCGCATCCTCGGCGGCCTGGAACTGGAAGACGGGCTGGCTTCGGTAGACAGCCTGGCCTGGGTAGACACGAAAGACCGTGCCCAGATCGGGATCGAGATCCACAGCGGTAAAAACCGCATCGTACGCCGCATTTTCGAACATCTCGACTATAAAGTAGAGAAGCTCGACCGTGTGATGTACGCGGGCCTCACCAAAAAGAACCTCAATCGCGGCAAATGGCGCTTCCTTTCCGAGAAAGAAGTGATCCTCCTCAAACATTTCAAATAA
- a CDS encoding S41 family peptidase, with amino-acid sequence MIKLRIAAAAFVGIAALASCKKSGNPSPGGGNPPPTTPTTGTRLQLSLDSLYLYAKETYLWYDAIPTYESFNPRQYAGSDDFNSLTEELYKITQLKNDPATSKPFEYYTPAPSRSKFSYVEKGNLARGIKASVDLEGDGNDLGLILAVVTFGSDPTTYLYVRNVEKGSPADKAGITRGCLITKVNDGPPPGSQSAATTLMNSATAKLTFTKPKTSTSVTVTINKAAYKNDPVVTWKTFAPVNGNVTGYLVLGHFSRQTVAKPSLDKAFAEFAAKGANSVVVDLRYNGGGYVATAEYLTNLLAPSGMQTKVMYKQVYNELVRTSKAPILKSIPYLDANYQQVYQGSRALTYADLDFTENGNTYFFEKAGPLTTAKKIVFIVSGATASASELVINSYKAWPANVTVRTVGAKTYGKPVGFFGIGIDKFTVYMAQFSSKNALGEGDYYSGMTPDIAAQDYIPMDFGDPEEKSLKAALDYIYYGTTTGGRAAAATVMINGRSVNANEIRSQAAGEEKFNGMVEDRRKIRVQ; translated from the coding sequence ATGATCAAGCTCCGGATCGCAGCAGCCGCCTTCGTGGGTATCGCGGCTTTGGCTTCCTGTAAAAAAAGCGGAAACCCCAGTCCAGGCGGTGGCAATCCCCCGCCCACAACCCCCACAACCGGCACGCGTTTGCAACTTAGCCTCGATTCCCTGTACCTCTACGCAAAAGAGACTTACCTGTGGTACGACGCCATCCCCACTTACGAATCCTTTAATCCGCGCCAGTACGCCGGGTCCGACGATTTCAACAGTCTCACCGAAGAGCTGTACAAAATCACCCAGCTGAAAAACGACCCGGCTACCAGCAAACCATTCGAATACTACACGCCCGCCCCCAGCAGGTCGAAGTTTTCGTATGTGGAAAAAGGGAACCTGGCAAGAGGGATCAAAGCATCGGTAGATCTGGAAGGTGACGGGAACGACCTCGGCCTCATCCTTGCCGTTGTTACGTTTGGCTCCGACCCCACCACTTATTTATATGTCCGCAATGTGGAAAAGGGCTCCCCGGCAGACAAAGCCGGGATTACCCGCGGATGCCTCATCACCAAGGTGAACGACGGCCCCCCGCCCGGTTCTCAATCGGCGGCCACCACGCTCATGAACAGCGCTACGGCAAAACTGACCTTTACCAAACCGAAAACCAGCACGTCCGTTACCGTCACGATCAACAAGGCCGCCTATAAAAACGACCCTGTCGTGACCTGGAAAACGTTCGCCCCGGTAAACGGCAACGTGACGGGGTACCTCGTGCTGGGGCACTTCTCCCGTCAAACCGTAGCAAAACCTTCGCTGGATAAAGCTTTCGCGGAATTTGCAGCAAAAGGTGCGAACTCGGTGGTGGTAGACCTCCGGTACAACGGCGGCGGTTACGTGGCCACGGCGGAATACCTCACCAACCTGCTCGCCCCCTCCGGCATGCAGACGAAAGTGATGTACAAACAGGTGTACAACGAGCTGGTCCGCACCAGCAAAGCGCCCATCCTCAAGTCCATCCCGTACCTCGACGCCAATTACCAGCAGGTGTACCAGGGCTCCAGGGCGCTGACCTACGCCGACCTTGATTTCACGGAGAACGGGAATACCTATTTCTTCGAAAAAGCCGGGCCGCTGACGACCGCCAAAAAAATCGTGTTCATCGTTTCCGGTGCTACCGCATCCGCCAGCGAACTGGTCATTAATTCCTATAAAGCCTGGCCGGCGAATGTGACCGTGCGTACCGTGGGCGCGAAAACCTACGGCAAGCCCGTTGGGTTTTTCGGTATCGGGATCGATAAGTTTACCGTGTATATGGCGCAGTTTTCCAGCAAGAACGCCCTGGGAGAAGGCGACTATTATTCCGGCATGACGCCCGACATCGCCGCGCAGGATTACATCCCGATGGATTTCGGCGACCCGGAAGAAAAAAGCCTCAAAGCCGCGCTGGACTACATTTACTACGGAACTACTACCGGCGGAAGGGCTGCCGCAGCTACCGTCATGATCAACGGACGGTCCGTAAACGCCAACGAAATACGGTCACAGGCCGCCGGGGAAGAGAAATTCAACGGCATGGTGGAAGACCGCCGCAAAATACGTGTGCAGTAA
- a CDS encoding acetyl-CoA C-acyltransferase, with translation MQTAYIVDAVRSPIGRYGGALSTIRPDDLLALMLKSLLTRNPSVDPAAVEDVIAGATNQAGEDNRDVARMAVLLAGMPVSVAGNTVNRLCASGLQAIMDAARAIMVGEGDVYMAGGVESMTRAPLVMPKADGAFSRKTEIYDSTIGWRFTNKKLADVYYPFSMGETAENVAREWKISREDQDRFAFESQSKYKQAHLNGIWQDEIIPVEITPNKEDKVVFSKDEHPRETSLDKLAGLRPAFAKDGTVTAGNSSGINDGASAVLIVSEAALKRFNLTPIAMVRGMAVAGVDPAIMGVGPVPSTVKALKRSGIRASDLDVIELNEAFASQALACIRELNLDPSKINFNGGSIAIGHPLGCSGARITTTLMHEMKRRAGVKYGLATMCVGVGQGAAIVYEKV, from the coding sequence ATGCAAACTGCTTATATCGTGGACGCGGTCAGAAGTCCTATAGGCCGCTATGGTGGCGCACTTAGCACCATCCGGCCAGACGATCTCCTGGCCTTGATGCTCAAGTCGCTCCTCACCCGGAACCCCTCTGTAGACCCCGCTGCCGTGGAAGACGTGATCGCCGGGGCTACCAACCAGGCCGGGGAAGACAACCGCGACGTGGCCCGTATGGCCGTGCTCCTCGCCGGAATGCCCGTTTCCGTAGCCGGGAACACCGTCAACCGCCTCTGCGCCTCCGGCCTCCAGGCTATTATGGACGCCGCCCGGGCCATTATGGTCGGGGAAGGAGACGTTTACATGGCCGGCGGCGTCGAAAGCATGACCCGCGCGCCCCTCGTGATGCCGAAAGCCGACGGCGCCTTCAGCCGCAAAACCGAAATCTACGACTCCACCATCGGCTGGCGCTTCACCAACAAGAAGCTCGCCGACGTTTATTACCCCTTCTCCATGGGCGAAACCGCCGAAAACGTGGCCCGCGAATGGAAAATCTCCCGCGAAGACCAGGACCGCTTCGCCTTCGAAAGCCAGTCCAAATACAAACAGGCGCACCTGAACGGCATCTGGCAAGACGAGATCATTCCCGTGGAAATCACGCCCAATAAGGAAGACAAGGTGGTTTTCTCCAAAGACGAGCATCCCCGGGAAACGTCGCTCGACAAGCTGGCGGGCCTCCGCCCGGCTTTCGCCAAAGACGGGACGGTTACCGCGGGTAACTCTTCCGGGATCAACGACGGCGCTTCCGCGGTACTGATCGTGTCGGAAGCCGCGCTGAAACGCTTCAACCTCACGCCCATCGCCATGGTGCGGGGGATGGCCGTTGCCGGGGTAGACCCTGCCATTATGGGCGTGGGCCCGGTGCCTTCGACCGTTAAAGCGTTGAAACGCAGTGGTATCCGTGCTTCCGATCTGGACGTGATCGAGCTGAACGAAGCTTTCGCATCCCAGGCGCTGGCCTGCATCCGCGAGCTGAACCTCGATCCTTCGAAAATCAATTTCAACGGCGGCTCCATCGCCATCGGCCACCCGCTGGGCTGCAGCGGCGCGCGCATCACCACCACCCTCATGCACGAAATGAAGCGCCGTGCCGGCGTGAAATACGGCCTGGCCACGATGTGTGTGGGCGTTGGGCAGGGTGCCGCCATCGTTTACGAGAAAGTCTGA